The proteins below come from a single Fusobacterium sp. DD2 genomic window:
- a CDS encoding metallophosphoesterase codes for MKILVVSDSHMRFQKLLNIYELEKPDQVICAGDHSKDGEELSFVYPDTKFYIVRGNCDIFDRKYNDEMILELEGHKVLLAHGHEYGVKYDYGSIRERAKVLGCDIVVFGHTHIQYLDTEDGITLFNPGAVRDGEYGILYIDKNGFEFQHRCL; via the coding sequence ATGAAGATTTTAGTTGTATCAGATTCTCATATGAGATTTCAGAAACTTTTGAATATATATGAGCTGGAAAAACCTGACCAGGTAATATGTGCTGGAGATCACAGTAAAGATGGAGAGGAACTCTCTTTTGTATATCCAGACACAAAATTCTATATCGTAAGAGGCAATTGCGATATATTTGACAGAAAATATAATGATGAAATGATACTTGAGCTGGAGGGACATAAAGTCCTTCTGGCTCATGGTCATGAATATGGGGTAAAATATGATTATGGCTCTATTAGGGAGAGAGCTAAGGTCTTAGGTTGCGATATTGTTGTATTTGGACATACCCATATTCAATATCTAGATACAGAAGATGGAATTACCCTCTTCAATCCAGGGGCTGTTAGGGATGGAGAGTATGGTATTTTATATATAGATAAAAATGGATTTGAGTTTCAGCACAGATGCTTATAA